One segment of Pontibacter akesuensis DNA contains the following:
- a CDS encoding ABC transporter permease, with translation MLKNYFLLFFRNMARNKVYAGINIIGLAIGIASCILIYLFVQHELSFDKAFTKHERIYRVVNDLIVEDEVEKASITHAALAPTLADDFPEIEASTRMINRNKQVLRLDDKAIAIENTFWADSNYFDLFDYKLLEGNAKTALMEPNTMVITKEVAGKFFDNPMDAMFSTLRIGSQSYKVTGIFEPVDAAHMRPNVLTSFSTIPGEVRQNMRTNWFGTNSYTYLLLRSPGDAAGLQAKLPDFVARRITPARGNTTERVELHLQALADIHLETDYLWEPFPVGNKSYIYIFSLVGILILLIASINYMNLATARSAKRAKEVGLRKVVGANRPQLILQFLSESVMLTLFAVVIALVLVELMLPTFNSLAEKQISSTYFLDASFILVLVSIAVFIGLVAGSYPAFVLSHFKPVDILKSDKTPSSGGAMLRKGLVVLQFTISLVMIIGTVVVYSQMHYLKNQDLGFTKEQVLVIDIPSGDTAIVNKMPVIKAELLRNANITNAATTGMVPGEETSVIIFAVERNKAMAEKTMNTIWVDYDFFELMDIPLKKGRNFSEEMRTDLDNGFILNEAAAKALGWDADPIGKRIGFSDTTSGKVIGVVKDFNYKSLHSAVEPLVILLAPQNNGSLMARISPGNFSETMAHVESTWQRFAPTHPMDYSFLDQSFNEQYRAEEKMLAIFGYFALLTIIIACMGLFGLASFMAEQRTKEIGIRKVLGSSVSQIVLLLTKDFALLVVLAIILACPIAWYGMQQWLQDFAYRTPVSIWIFVYSGLVALALAVLTVSFKAARAAMSDPVSALRTE, from the coding sequence ATGCTTAAGAACTATTTCCTGCTGTTCTTCCGGAACATGGCCCGCAACAAAGTCTACGCTGGCATAAACATCATCGGTCTGGCCATTGGCATCGCCTCGTGCATCCTGATTTACCTTTTTGTGCAGCATGAGTTAAGCTTCGATAAGGCCTTTACCAAGCACGAGCGGATCTATCGGGTGGTGAACGACCTGATTGTGGAGGATGAGGTGGAGAAAGCATCCATCACGCACGCGGCCCTGGCCCCTACACTGGCCGATGACTTTCCGGAGATTGAGGCCTCTACCCGCATGATTAACCGGAACAAGCAGGTGCTTCGCCTCGATGACAAGGCCATTGCCATCGAAAATACGTTCTGGGCTGACAGTAACTACTTCGATCTGTTCGATTACAAGCTACTGGAAGGCAACGCCAAAACGGCGCTGATGGAGCCAAACACCATGGTTATCACCAAGGAAGTGGCCGGGAAATTTTTCGACAATCCGATGGATGCCATGTTCAGCACGCTGCGCATCGGCTCCCAATCCTACAAGGTAACCGGCATTTTTGAACCGGTGGATGCGGCCCACATGCGGCCAAACGTGCTTACCTCCTTCAGCACCATTCCGGGGGAAGTACGCCAGAATATGCGCACCAACTGGTTTGGCACCAACAGCTATACCTACCTGCTGCTCCGTAGCCCAGGCGACGCGGCAGGGCTACAGGCCAAGCTGCCTGACTTTGTGGCACGCCGCATCACGCCCGCCCGCGGCAATACCACAGAGCGAGTGGAGTTGCACCTGCAGGCCCTCGCCGATATTCACCTCGAAACCGATTACCTGTGGGAGCCCTTTCCGGTTGGCAACAAGTCCTACATTTACATCTTCTCGCTGGTGGGCATCCTGATTTTGCTCATAGCAAGTATAAATTACATGAACCTGGCCACCGCCCGCTCGGCCAAACGCGCCAAGGAGGTGGGCTTACGCAAAGTGGTGGGTGCTAACCGGCCGCAGCTTATCCTGCAGTTCCTCAGCGAGTCGGTTATGCTTACGCTGTTTGCCGTGGTTATTGCCCTGGTGCTGGTGGAGCTGATGCTGCCCACCTTCAACAGCCTGGCTGAAAAGCAGATCTCCTCCACTTATTTCCTGGATGCCAGCTTTATACTTGTGCTGGTAAGTATAGCCGTGTTTATCGGTTTGGTGGCCGGCAGCTACCCGGCCTTCGTGCTGTCGCACTTTAAGCCGGTGGATATACTTAAATCTGACAAGACACCGAGCAGCGGCGGCGCCATGCTGCGCAAGGGGTTGGTGGTACTGCAGTTCACTATTTCGCTGGTGATGATTATCGGCACGGTGGTGGTGTACAGCCAGATGCATTACCTGAAAAACCAGGACCTTGGCTTCACCAAAGAGCAGGTGCTGGTGATAGATATTCCCAGCGGCGATACAGCTATCGTAAACAAAATGCCCGTGATCAAGGCCGAGTTGCTGCGCAACGCCAATATCACCAACGCCGCCACCACCGGCATGGTACCCGGCGAGGAAACCAGCGTGATCATTTTTGCCGTGGAGCGCAACAAGGCCATGGCCGAGAAAACCATGAACACGATCTGGGTTGACTACGACTTCTTCGAGCTGATGGACATTCCCTTAAAAAAGGGCCGCAACTTCTCCGAAGAGATGCGCACCGACCTCGACAACGGATTTATACTGAACGAGGCCGCTGCCAAAGCGCTTGGCTGGGATGCCGACCCCATTGGAAAGCGCATTGGCTTCTCAGACACAACCTCCGGCAAGGTGATTGGCGTGGTGAAGGATTTCAATTACAAGTCGCTGCACAGCGCGGTGGAGCCTTTGGTTATTTTGCTGGCACCGCAGAACAACGGCTCCCTGATGGCCCGCATTTCCCCGGGTAACTTCAGCGAGACCATGGCACACGTGGAAAGCACCTGGCAGCGCTTTGCCCCCACGCACCCGATGGATTACTCCTTCCTGGACCAGAGCTTTAACGAGCAGTACCGCGCCGAGGAAAAGATGCTGGCTATTTTCGGGTACTTCGCCCTGCTCACCATCATCATCGCCTGCATGGGCCTGTTTGGGCTGGCTTCCTTTATGGCCGAGCAGCGCACCAAGGAGATCGGCATTCGCAAGGTGCTGGGCAGCTCGGTGTCGCAGATTGTGCTGTTGCTCACCAAAGACTTTGCACTGCTGGTGGTGCTTGCCATTATACTTGCCTGCCCTATTGCGTGGTATGGCATGCAACAGTGGCTGCAGGATTTTGCCTACCGAACGCCTGTCAGCATCTGGATATTTGTGTACTCGGGCCTGGTGGCGCTGGCGCTGGCGGTGCTCACGGTAAGCTTCAAGGCTGCCCGCGCCGCCATGTCTGATCCGGTTTCTGCCCTGCGGACTGAATAA
- a CDS encoding DoxX family protein, with translation MRRHTFSFFRRHRAYGTLFLRLAIGVFIIYGVQDNVFSWERMLEFRDFLAARGVPYPLVAAHVSVYVQFICGILLLLGAAVRWVGLLLILNFTAAILIAHLGQSFPQYYPAAQLIAVGFFFMFHGAGPVSVDAFLDQKRAQSMDRTLSVNV, from the coding sequence ATGCGCAGGCACACGTTTTCCTTCTTCCGTCGTCATCGCGCCTACGGCACCTTGTTCCTGCGGCTCGCCATCGGGGTGTTCATCATCTATGGCGTGCAGGACAACGTGTTTAGCTGGGAGCGGATGCTGGAGTTCCGGGATTTCCTGGCAGCGCGCGGGGTGCCGTATCCGCTGGTGGCTGCCCATGTGTCGGTGTACGTGCAGTTCATCTGCGGTATTCTGTTGCTTTTGGGCGCAGCCGTACGCTGGGTTGGCCTGCTGCTGATCCTCAATTTTACAGCGGCAATTCTGATTGCGCATCTCGGGCAGTCGTTTCCGCAGTATTATCCTGCGGCGCAGTTGATAGCTGTGGGCTTTTTTTTCATGTTTCACGGAGCAGGGCCGGTGTCGGTGGATGCTTTCCTGGACCAAAAACGAGCGCAAAGTATGGATCGTACGTTATCAGTTAATGTATGA
- a CDS encoding M61 family metallopeptidase, giving the protein MSIRKTLLLLSLGLSLTLSGNLAAQQAAASKYGVTIDLTTVRDDMVQVTVQAPAITQNEAVYIMPKIVPGTYSVSDFGKFVSDFKAFSKDGKPLPVEKLDTNRWRIGNARQLDRVTYWVDDTFDTPKREDVLFEPGGTNIEEGKNFLINTFGFVGYFDGLKQVPYELTIKKPEGFYGSTPLKATASTDSTDKYELPNYVDLADSPLMYNRPDTTVLRVGEAEVLVSVYSPSGRVTSQPVAATVKNILEAQRSYLGGTLPVDKYAFLIYVPERVGKSGSFGALEHSYSSVYFLPEMPEEQFSSTIRDVAAHEFFHIVTPLSIHSEEIGNFDFINPKMSKHLWLYEGVTEYFASHVQAYEELYDLETYLGKLREYIVTAKEYYNDTLPFTVMSAGVLDKYENEYGNVYQKGALIGLALDVRLRELSGGKYGLRDLMRDLSKTYGKENSFKDEELFDKIAELTYPEIRQFFTRYVEGSEPLPLEEIFRKVGILYEPVATQQIISYGGFLPGFDEATGKLTVAETADMDAFGKEMGFKAGDVLLKFNGTDITPQNIRDLIAVELQSIKPGEKISFTVGRKNSNGKLKEKKLKGRATAVKRAQQHVLVPDPAATPEQLQLRNAWLGNG; this is encoded by the coding sequence ATGTCGATTAGAAAAACACTTCTGCTTCTAAGCCTGGGGCTTAGCCTAACTTTATCAGGGAACCTTGCCGCGCAGCAGGCCGCCGCTTCCAAGTATGGCGTCACCATCGACCTGACCACCGTGCGCGACGACATGGTGCAGGTAACGGTGCAGGCACCTGCCATCACGCAAAATGAGGCGGTGTACATCATGCCCAAAATCGTACCCGGCACGTATTCTGTTTCTGATTTCGGTAAGTTCGTTTCTGATTTCAAAGCCTTCAGCAAAGACGGGAAGCCCCTGCCGGTCGAGAAGCTGGATACCAACCGCTGGCGCATCGGCAACGCCCGCCAACTGGACCGCGTCACGTACTGGGTGGACGACACCTTTGACACGCCCAAGCGCGAGGACGTTCTGTTTGAGCCGGGCGGCACCAACATTGAGGAGGGCAAAAACTTCCTGATCAACACGTTTGGCTTTGTGGGGTACTTTGATGGCCTGAAACAAGTGCCGTACGAACTCACCATCAAAAAACCGGAGGGCTTTTACGGCTCTACGCCGCTCAAGGCAACTGCCTCCACCGACAGCACCGACAAGTATGAATTGCCCAACTACGTTGACCTGGCTGACTCGCCCCTAATGTACAACCGCCCGGACACGACCGTGCTCCGGGTAGGCGAGGCGGAGGTGCTGGTGTCGGTTTACTCCCCATCCGGCCGCGTAACCTCACAGCCCGTTGCCGCCACGGTGAAAAACATACTCGAGGCGCAGCGCAGCTACCTGGGCGGCACTTTGCCCGTCGACAAGTATGCGTTCCTGATCTATGTACCTGAGCGCGTAGGCAAGTCCGGTTCCTTTGGCGCACTGGAGCACTCCTACTCCTCGGTTTACTTTCTTCCGGAGATGCCGGAGGAGCAGTTCAGCAGCACCATCCGCGATGTGGCCGCCCATGAGTTTTTCCATATCGTGACACCGCTCAGCATACACTCCGAGGAGATCGGCAACTTCGACTTCATCAACCCGAAAATGTCGAAGCACCTCTGGCTTTATGAGGGGGTAACCGAGTACTTTGCCTCGCATGTGCAGGCGTACGAGGAGCTCTACGACCTGGAGACTTACCTGGGAAAGCTGCGCGAGTACATCGTGACGGCCAAGGAGTATTACAACGACACACTGCCCTTTACCGTGATGAGTGCCGGGGTGCTGGACAAGTATGAGAACGAGTACGGCAATGTGTACCAGAAAGGCGCCCTGATCGGACTGGCCCTGGATGTGCGCCTGCGCGAACTGAGCGGCGGCAAGTATGGCCTGCGCGATTTGATGCGCGATCTCTCCAAAACGTACGGCAAGGAGAATTCATTTAAAGACGAGGAGCTGTTCGACAAAATAGCCGAGTTGACATACCCCGAGATACGCCAGTTTTTCACCCGCTATGTGGAGGGCTCGGAGCCGCTGCCGCTGGAGGAGATTTTCCGAAAGGTCGGCATTCTGTATGAGCCGGTGGCTACCCAGCAAATCATTTCGTACGGGGGCTTTTTACCCGGCTTTGATGAGGCAACCGGCAAGCTGACGGTAGCCGAAACGGCGGATATGGATGCCTTTGGCAAAGAAATGGGATTTAAGGCCGGAGACGTGCTGCTGAAATTCAATGGCACCGACATTACTCCCCAGAACATACGCGACCTGATTGCCGTGGAGCTGCAGAGTATAAAACCCGGAGAGAAGATATCCTTCACGGTAGGCCGCAAAAACAGCAATGGCAAGCTAAAGGAGAAGAAATTAAAAGGCCGTGCTACAGCCGTAAAACGGGCACAACAGCATGTGCTGGTGCCTGACCCCGCCGCCACACCGGAGCAGTTGCAACTGCGCAACGCCTGGCTCGGCAACGGATAG
- a CDS encoding TolC family protein → MKKFTSKALLQKLGGLTVCLSVAMATQAQQAITLEESIELARVHNVALRQARYNSTKSDIEVRRSKYSYLPSISANADVSRSNGLFFDNVAGEVKRGTTSTSQPYLVGEVVLFDGFTKLHELKQAKQQAAASTYAVQQAEIDLETNITAYYLQALVDRENIRIAEGRITLLEGQLEKIEKLERAGVRALDEVYQIKAQLATEKLNLITHQNNYRRDKLQLVQEMNVEGNPEYTLQVPETPMALSMALPTEEEVLQRSLGYSPQVKASAASLAAAKSNLKIARSNFSPTLALQGVYSSNYSSNFYADPENGNFETMKYTDQLDLNRRKFVSLSLIIPVFNGLSRHFDSQTARLDLRNAELDYAASQNQLRQTVQQAYQDVLAAREKYTTVTANLEYTQRAFESARRRYELGNIDFFSYMESLNNMNKSQAELLQSQCEFYFRMRILELYMG, encoded by the coding sequence ATGAAAAAGTTTACCTCCAAAGCCCTGCTCCAAAAGCTGGGAGGGCTAACCGTATGCCTAAGTGTAGCGATGGCCACACAGGCGCAGCAGGCCATTACGCTTGAAGAAAGCATTGAACTGGCCCGGGTGCACAACGTGGCCCTGCGGCAGGCGCGCTACAACAGCACCAAGTCCGATATTGAAGTGCGCCGCAGCAAGTACAGCTACCTTCCCTCTATTTCGGCCAACGCCGATGTGAGCCGCAGCAACGGCTTGTTTTTTGATAACGTGGCGGGCGAGGTGAAGCGCGGCACCACCAGCACCTCGCAGCCTTACCTGGTGGGGGAAGTGGTTCTGTTTGATGGCTTCACGAAACTGCATGAACTGAAGCAGGCAAAGCAGCAGGCAGCGGCAAGCACTTATGCGGTGCAGCAGGCAGAGATAGACCTTGAAACCAATATTACCGCCTACTACCTGCAGGCGCTGGTGGACCGGGAGAACATCCGTATTGCCGAGGGCCGGATCACACTGCTGGAAGGCCAACTGGAGAAGATCGAGAAGCTGGAGCGTGCCGGTGTACGCGCCCTCGATGAAGTATACCAGATTAAGGCGCAGCTGGCGACAGAGAAACTCAACCTCATCACACACCAGAACAACTACCGCCGCGACAAGCTGCAGCTGGTGCAGGAAATGAACGTTGAAGGCAATCCGGAGTACACGCTACAGGTGCCGGAAACACCTATGGCCCTCAGTATGGCCCTGCCGACAGAGGAGGAGGTGCTGCAGCGGTCGTTGGGCTACTCGCCCCAGGTAAAGGCCTCTGCCGCCTCCCTGGCTGCGGCTAAAAGCAACCTGAAGATCGCGCGGAGCAACTTCTCTCCCACCCTTGCGCTGCAGGGCGTGTATAGCTCCAACTACTCCAGCAACTTTTATGCAGACCCGGAGAACGGCAATTTCGAAACCATGAAATATACCGACCAACTGGACCTGAACCGTCGCAAGTTTGTCAGCCTGAGCCTAATTATTCCGGTATTCAATGGCCTTAGCAGGCACTTCGACTCCCAGACGGCCCGCCTGGACCTGCGCAACGCCGAGCTGGACTACGCTGCCAGCCAGAACCAACTGCGGCAGACCGTGCAGCAGGCTTACCAGGATGTGCTGGCGGCGCGCGAGAAGTATACTACCGTTACAGCCAACCTGGAGTATACACAGCGGGCCTTTGAGTCTGCCAGGCGCCGCTACGAACTGGGCAATATCGACTTCTTCTCTTATATGGAGTCGCTGAACAACATGAACAAATCTCAGGCGGAGCTGCTGCAGAGCCAGTGTGAGTTCTACTTCCGCATGCGGATTCTGGAGCTGTACATGGGGTAA
- a CDS encoding TonB-dependent receptor: MRFTYPSFLYIIALLFLSLPALAQTHLLQGYVRAAGSGEYLVGATVSVPGLQRGTVTDEQGFYSLNLPNGEHVLQATYIGFTPSSQTITVAGKAQRLNIALEAASNQISEVQVESASLRQRLNDTRMSVDILSSRDAKLLPSLFGEVDLIKTLQLKPGVQSSGEGTAGLYVRGGGPDQNLVLLDDAVIYNASHLFGFFSVFNPDAVKSVELYKGGFPAQFGGRLSSVVDVKQNEGSDQQLSARGGLGLIASRLTVEGPIQKDKSSFILSGRRTYVDIFTRQLNRLNENNDDYNPIPDYYFYDLNGKLNFKLGKKDELSLSGYYGRDFFGFKDSDFVFGFDWGNTMANLRWRHKFSNNLYATTSMSTTGYKYNINNRIDIFSIKLTSDIKDYTLKTDFDWFLGKGHSLKFGALATRHYFTVGRLNFTSEDNSQNFSSGNEFEASEFGAYVSDDYTINALLSVNYGLRVSAFNSGGKTYSALEPRASAKYNLNESTSVKASYASMMQYVHLVANSGASLPTDIWYPSTSFVKPQRSQQVALGLNKLLGKGRYLLTNEVYYKWMRNQIDFRDGANLFVNDSLENEFLFGRGESYGNEIYLERVKGKTTGWLGYTLSWTYRQFEEINEGRRFPTRYDRRHDISLVVLHQLNKRLSLTGSFVFGTGQAISLPVARFPLQDVEGKNPTIIPVYEDRNTFRLAPYHRLDLGAVLKLKPKRGEADLTFSVYNVYNRRNPYFVYFEQIKDKTIDETVGFQAKQVSLFPAIPSVTYNFKF; the protein is encoded by the coding sequence ATGCGGTTTACATACCCATCGTTTTTATATATTATAGCCTTACTTTTCCTTTCACTGCCTGCGCTGGCGCAAACCCACCTGTTGCAGGGGTACGTGCGGGCAGCGGGCAGCGGAGAGTATCTGGTAGGTGCCACCGTATCGGTTCCGGGGCTGCAGCGCGGTACCGTTACCGACGAGCAGGGCTTTTATTCGCTTAACCTTCCGAACGGGGAGCACGTGCTGCAGGCTACCTATATTGGCTTCACTCCTTCGTCCCAAACAATAACAGTAGCCGGTAAGGCCCAGCGCCTCAATATTGCGCTGGAAGCCGCCAGCAACCAGATCAGCGAAGTGCAGGTAGAATCAGCCTCGCTGCGGCAGAGGCTGAACGATACCCGCATGAGCGTGGACATACTTTCGAGCCGCGATGCTAAGCTGCTGCCTTCGCTGTTCGGGGAAGTCGACCTGATTAAAACGTTGCAACTGAAGCCGGGTGTGCAGTCGAGTGGCGAGGGCACCGCTGGCCTGTATGTGCGCGGCGGCGGCCCTGACCAGAACCTGGTGCTTCTTGATGATGCGGTTATTTACAATGCCTCGCACCTTTTTGGGTTTTTCAGTGTGTTTAACCCCGATGCCGTTAAAAGCGTGGAACTCTACAAAGGCGGTTTCCCGGCACAGTTTGGGGGCAGGTTGTCGTCGGTGGTGGATGTGAAGCAGAACGAGGGCAGCGATCAGCAGCTCAGCGCCCGGGGCGGCCTCGGCCTGATTGCCTCCCGCCTCACAGTGGAAGGTCCCATTCAAAAAGACAAATCAAGTTTCATTTTATCAGGGCGGCGCACGTACGTAGATATTTTTACCCGCCAGCTTAACCGCCTGAACGAGAACAACGACGACTACAACCCCATCCCGGACTATTACTTTTACGACCTGAACGGCAAACTGAATTTTAAGCTGGGGAAGAAAGACGAGCTAAGCCTGAGTGGCTACTACGGACGCGACTTCTTCGGCTTCAAGGACAGTGATTTTGTTTTCGGCTTTGACTGGGGCAACACCATGGCCAACCTGCGCTGGCGACACAAATTCAGCAACAACCTGTATGCCACCACCTCGATGAGTACCACTGGCTACAAGTATAACATCAACAACCGAATTGATATTTTCAGCATCAAGCTTACCTCTGATATAAAGGACTACACTCTCAAAACCGACTTCGACTGGTTTCTGGGCAAAGGGCACAGCCTGAAGTTCGGAGCCCTGGCTACCCGCCACTACTTTACCGTGGGCCGGCTCAACTTTACCTCCGAGGACAACAGCCAGAACTTTAGCTCCGGCAACGAGTTTGAGGCAAGTGAGTTCGGCGCTTACGTTTCCGACGATTACACTATCAATGCGCTGCTATCTGTTAACTATGGCCTGCGGGTATCTGCCTTTAACAGCGGCGGCAAAACCTATAGCGCCCTGGAGCCGCGCGCGTCAGCCAAGTATAACCTGAACGAGAGCACCTCGGTAAAGGCAAGCTATGCCAGCATGATGCAGTACGTGCACCTGGTGGCTAACTCCGGCGCCTCGCTTCCCACCGATATCTGGTACCCCTCCACCTCCTTTGTAAAACCACAGCGCTCGCAGCAGGTGGCACTGGGCCTGAACAAGCTTTTGGGCAAAGGCAGGTACCTGCTCACCAACGAAGTATACTACAAGTGGATGCGTAACCAGATTGACTTCCGCGACGGCGCCAATTTGTTCGTGAACGACAGCCTTGAAAATGAGTTCCTCTTTGGCCGGGGTGAGAGCTATGGAAACGAGATTTACCTGGAGCGGGTAAAGGGCAAAACCACCGGGTGGCTAGGCTACACACTCTCCTGGACCTACCGCCAGTTCGAGGAGATAAACGAAGGCAGGCGCTTTCCCACGCGCTACGACCGGCGCCACGACATCAGCCTGGTGGTGCTGCACCAGCTGAACAAGCGCCTGAGTCTGACGGGCTCCTTCGTGTTTGGAACGGGCCAGGCCATTTCGTTGCCCGTGGCCCGGTTCCCCCTGCAGGATGTGGAGGGCAAGAACCCCACCATCATTCCCGTTTACGAAGACAGGAACACGTTCCGGCTGGCGCCCTACCACCGCCTGGATTTGGGCGCTGTGCTAAAACTGAAGCCGAAACGCGGCGAGGCAGACCTGACCTTCAGCGTGTACAACGTGTACAACCGCCGTAACCCGTACTTTGTGTACTTCGAGCAAATTAAGGACAAGACAATTGATGAGACGGTGGGCTTCCAGGCAAAGCAGGTTTCTTTGTTTCCGGCTATCCCGTCCGTCACCTATAATTTTAAATTCTGA
- a CDS encoding DUF4249 domain-containing protein produces the protein MNFAKSLLYFMLPLLALLSSSCDMEKDIEVDLPAHKPQLVVECYLEPGKPIRALVLETAGYLDPIALPLVPEAEVIVTTHTGQRIKLSNRPTQNKESGRYFTHTSGEIMEGKPGDVYSIEVTDGKGRRVTGFTTILGQVPIAKVAWNFNDKDEAYLLTSFQDNGNTANWYRYMTHRDSLNHGAQRDFATSDELTNGIRVSYGSGYDYKEGDTLIVTLFHIEKQYYEFLSSTDAAKDANGNPFAQPAKINSSVTGGIGIFTNLAYDRKTVIITK, from the coding sequence ATGAACTTCGCCAAATCATTATTATACTTCATGCTGCCGCTTCTGGCCTTGCTGAGCAGCTCCTGCGATATGGAAAAGGACATTGAGGTGGATTTGCCTGCGCACAAGCCACAGTTGGTGGTGGAGTGTTACCTGGAACCCGGCAAACCCATCCGCGCGCTGGTGCTGGAGACTGCCGGCTACCTCGACCCCATTGCACTGCCGTTGGTACCGGAGGCTGAGGTAATAGTAACCACGCACACCGGCCAACGCATTAAATTGTCTAACAGGCCCACACAGAACAAAGAGTCAGGCCGCTACTTTACCCACACCTCCGGTGAGATAATGGAGGGCAAGCCAGGGGATGTTTACAGCATCGAGGTGACTGACGGAAAAGGACGCCGGGTAACAGGCTTTACGACGATCCTGGGACAGGTGCCCATTGCCAAAGTGGCTTGGAATTTTAATGACAAAGACGAGGCGTACCTGCTCACCTCCTTTCAGGACAACGGCAACACCGCCAACTGGTACCGCTACATGACGCACCGGGACAGCCTAAACCATGGGGCACAGCGCGATTTCGCCACCTCTGATGAGCTAACGAACGGCATTCGCGTATCCTATGGCTCCGGGTACGACTATAAGGAAGGCGATACCCTGATCGTCACCTTGTTTCATATCGAAAAGCAGTACTATGAGTTTCTTTCCTCCACTGACGCTGCGAAAGATGCCAACGGAAACCCGTTTGCCCAGCCTGCCAAGATTAACTCGTCAGTAACAGGCGGCATCGGTATTTTCACCAACCTCGCTTACGACCGCAAAACAGTTATCATCACAAAGTAG
- a CDS encoding type II CAAX prenyl endopeptidase Rce1 family protein has protein sequence MKTPYLFMGAPPFTPPPSIVDTMRHLWSFALHPKQVQREHNVLEVKLPLIFQILLIQLVVLTLLLVLLSLVYKTIGFQLQHLGEAWTYLEGKPFVLLFITLILLAPIQEEIVFRLPLLYSGGFVLTALAVFAFHYGPVLATAAGLALPQALLLLAVLIGAVLLFIKKPVWRENLRKLWQYHFGLVFYFFTLLFALMHLLNYRNVDFPAYLLPMLVLPQLVGGIFLGYTRLRLGLGWSIVQHMFNNALILFLIYGYLASN, from the coding sequence ATGAAGACTCCTTACTTGTTTATGGGCGCTCCTCCCTTCACACCGCCCCCTTCTATTGTAGACACAATGAGGCACCTCTGGAGTTTTGCCTTGCACCCCAAACAGGTACAGCGCGAGCATAACGTGCTGGAGGTAAAGCTGCCGCTCATTTTCCAAATCCTGCTGATTCAGTTGGTGGTACTAACCTTGTTGTTGGTGCTGCTGAGCCTGGTGTACAAAACAATTGGCTTCCAGTTGCAGCACCTGGGCGAAGCATGGACTTACTTAGAGGGAAAACCGTTTGTACTGCTATTTATAACACTTATACTTCTGGCGCCCATACAGGAGGAAATCGTATTCAGGTTGCCGCTGCTGTACTCCGGCGGGTTTGTACTAACGGCGCTGGCTGTTTTTGCTTTTCACTACGGCCCTGTACTGGCTACGGCAGCCGGATTGGCACTGCCGCAGGCGCTCCTGCTTTTAGCCGTACTGATTGGTGCAGTGCTGTTGTTCATCAAAAAGCCAGTCTGGAGAGAGAACCTGCGGAAACTATGGCAATACCATTTTGGCCTGGTTTTCTATTTCTTTACGCTGCTCTTTGCCCTGATGCATTTGCTGAATTACCGAAATGTGGATTTTCCTGCTTACCTGCTCCCAATGCTGGTGCTACCACAATTGGTTGGCGGCATATTTCTAGGTTACACGCGCCTGCGCCTGGGGCTAGGCTGGTCTATTGTGCAGCACATGTTCAACAACGCGCTCATTCTCTTTCTCATTTACGGCTATCTTGCCTCAAATTGA
- a CDS encoding purine-nucleoside phosphorylase gives MILQLQEATDYIQQRIENFAPEFGIILGTGLGALVNELEVNHTISYDEIPYFPVSTVESHSGKLIFGLLAGRRVVVMQGRFHYYEGYSMEQVVFPVRVMRLLGVQKLFVSNAAGGLNPDFTTSELMIITDHINLQPSNPLIGKNLDELGLRFPDMSDVYDEHMVREAMVIGDDLGITLQEGVYVSVPGPMLETPAEYRYLRVIGADAVGMSTVPEVIAARHMGMPVFAVSVITDMCTPDRLKKVKLADILEAAAIAEPRMTALIAELIRRS, from the coding sequence ATGATCTTACAACTACAGGAAGCTACCGACTACATACAGCAGCGCATTGAAAACTTCGCCCCGGAATTCGGGATCATACTTGGCACCGGATTGGGTGCGCTTGTAAACGAGCTGGAGGTTAACCATACTATCTCTTATGATGAAATACCGTACTTCCCGGTTTCCACAGTGGAAAGCCATTCCGGCAAACTAATTTTCGGCTTGCTGGCCGGCCGCAGGGTGGTGGTGATGCAGGGGCGCTTCCATTACTACGAAGGCTATAGTATGGAGCAGGTTGTTTTCCCGGTGCGCGTGATGAGGCTGTTGGGAGTGCAAAAGCTGTTCGTTTCTAACGCGGCAGGCGGCCTGAATCCTGACTTTACTACGAGCGAGCTGATGATCATCACAGATCATATAAACCTGCAGCCAAGCAACCCGCTCATCGGCAAAAACCTGGATGAGCTGGGCCTGCGCTTCCCCGACATGAGCGACGTGTATGATGAGCACATGGTGCGCGAGGCAATGGTAATTGGCGATGATTTAGGTATTACACTGCAGGAGGGGGTTTATGTGAGCGTTCCTGGCCCGATGCTGGAGACGCCGGCAGAGTACCGCTATCTGCGCGTGATCGGGGCGGATGCCGTGGGAATGTCCACAGTGCCGGAGGTGATTGCCGCCCGCCACATGGGCATGCCGGTTTTCGCTGTTTCAGTGATCACCGATATGTGTACACCGGACCGCCTGAAGAAAGTAAAATTGGCCGATATTCTGGAGGCCGCCGCCATCGCGGAACCCCGCATGACAGCCCTCATAGCTGAGTTAATTCGTCGCAGCTAG